TCACTGACGCCACCTTTGAAAGCGTTGTTCTCAAATCCGACCTGCCCGTGCTGTTGGATTTTTGGGCTCCTTGGTGCGGCCCCTGCCGCGCGGTAGGCCCCATTATTGATGAACTTGCTGCGGAATATGCCGGCAAAGTGCGCATTGTGAAGATGAACGTGGATGAAAATCCCGCCACGCCCACCAAGTTCGGCATTCGGGCTATCCCGACGCTGGTGCTTTTCAAGAACGGCGAAACGTTGGAGCAGATCACCGGGGCCGTCACCAAGGCCGCCATGAAGGATCTGCTGGACACAAAGGCTCTGGCATGAAGGCATACGATGCCGTCGTCATAGGCGGTGGCCCCGCCGGCATTACGTCTGCCATGTATCTGGCGCGGTCCGGCTGCTCCGTGCTTATGCCGGAGCAGCTGGCCCCCGGCGGGCAGATCCTCCAGACGGAAGCCATGGACAATTATCCGGGCTTTCCCCAAGGCATTAAAGGCTATGAGCTGGCGGATCTTTTTGCCGCGCACCTCGAAGGCCTGGCCATAGACCGTCCTGCCGCCGCAGTGGAATCCGTCAGCGGCGCGGCGGGGCAGTTTGTCGTCCGCATCGGCGGCGAGGAATATACGGCCAGGACCGTCATTGTCTGCTCCGGCGCGCACCATCGGCAGTTGGGGCTGGAAGGCGAAGACCGTTTGCGCGGGCGGGGGGTTTCCTACTGCGCGCTGTGCGACGGCAACTTCTTTCGCAACCAGACTGTGGCCGTGGTAGGCGGCGGCAACGCCGCGCTGGAGGAATCCCTGTACCTGGCCAAGCTGGTGGGCAGGCTCTACCTTATCCATCGACGCGACGCCTTCCGCGGGCGTCAGGTCTACCAGGACAAGCTGGCCGAGCAGAGTGACAAAATCACGGTGCTGCGCAGCACCGTTGTGACCGCCCTGCACGGCGAAAAAGAGCTCACGGGGCTTACGGTCAAAAATCTCAAAACCGGTGAGGAAAGCCTCCTGCCCGTAAATGGTCTGTTCGTGTATGTGGGCTTTGCGCCTTCCACGGGCTTTCTCCCGGCAGATCTGGCCAAGGATGAGCAGGGCTTCATCATTACCGATACGGAAATGCGCACCAACATTCCGGGGATTTTCGCGGCGGGCGACATTCGTTCCAAACTCTGCCGTCAGGTGATCACCGCCGCCGGTGACGGTGCAACGGCCGCGCAGGCGGCGTTTGTTTTCATGGAACAACTCCATGCCTAAAAAACTGCTCCGCTCCTTTGTGCTGGCCGTCTGCATGTTTGCCGTTTCTGGCTGCGGCATCATTGACCTCATCTATCTGCCGCCGGCGGAAGACACCGCGCAAGAGATATTTGAGGCCGCTAACGACGCCATGAGCGAGAAAAACTTTGTCCGCGCCGTGGAGCTTTATAATAAGCTGCGCGACAACTATCCCTTCAGTCCTTATACGGTAGACGCCGAGCTTTCTCTGGCCGACGCCTATTATCTGGACGAAGAGTACGCCCTGGCGGCGGAAACGTACAAAGACT
The genomic region above belongs to Desulfovibrio legallii and contains:
- the trxB gene encoding thioredoxin-disulfide reductase gives rise to the protein MKAYDAVVIGGGPAGITSAMYLARSGCSVLMPEQLAPGGQILQTEAMDNYPGFPQGIKGYELADLFAAHLEGLAIDRPAAAVESVSGAAGQFVVRIGGEEYTARTVIVCSGAHHRQLGLEGEDRLRGRGVSYCALCDGNFFRNQTVAVVGGGNAALEESLYLAKLVGRLYLIHRRDAFRGRQVYQDKLAEQSDKITVLRSTVVTALHGEKELTGLTVKNLKTGEESLLPVNGLFVYVGFAPSTGFLPADLAKDEQGFIITDTEMRTNIPGIFAAGDIRSKLCRQVITAAGDGATAAQAAFVFMEQLHA
- the trxA gene encoding thioredoxin, with product MAEQVTDATFESVVLKSDLPVLLDFWAPWCGPCRAVGPIIDELAAEYAGKVRIVKMNVDENPATPTKFGIRAIPTLVLFKNGETLEQITGAVTKAAMKDLLDTKALA